Part of the Nicotiana sylvestris chromosome 2, ASM39365v2, whole genome shotgun sequence genome, ATCCCTTTCTCTTCTACGGTCCCTTTCATCGCATCTGCGGTATCGCACTtgcagtccccaatccgcaggtgcggaaataccagaagcagaaaatctgcagatcaccaaaattccaaatttctctgtcaaccatccgaaatcaccccgaggcccacgcgacctcaaccaaaagtacaaacatatcctataaccttattcaaacttataccaatcttcaaaacacctcaaacaacatcgaatcaacctaaacacatcggattcaagcctaagtttccaaattcttctgaattacacttttgataaaaaacccaaccaaaccacgcccgaatgacctgaaattttgcacacacattccaaatgacaccacaaaactactgcaactttcttaattccattccgacccctatatcaaaatctcacctatcaaccagaaatcgccaaaataccaacttcgccaattcaagcctaaatctactccgaaccttcaaaatacattccgatcatgctcctaagtcccaaatcacccctgaagctatctgaatcatcgaaactcacatccgagccctctaaattttccaacttaagctaccttaaaagagactaaatgtctcaaaccttaccaaatcctttccgaacccgagccaaccaacccgatcatatatagaaccgatagaaaaAGTAATAGAAATAGAAATGGGGGAAAATAGAGCggcaactcatgagacaactggtcgAGTCGTCAcagttcgggatgtgtcctacatggttgaggagaaggttctactgaaggtctcacccatgaagggtgttctGAGATTTGGGATGAAGggtaagttgagtcctcggttcattgggccttttgaggtgcttcggatgattggggaggtggcttatgagcttgctttgccatccATCTTGgcaagtgtgcatccggtatttcatgtttctatgctccgaaagtatattggtgatccatcccatgttttggacttcagaacgattcagttagatggtgatctgacttatgatatggagccagtggctattttgtaGCGTcatcgaaagttgaggtcaaaggatatagtttcagtgaaagtgcagtggagaggtcagcccatggaggaggctacctaggagaccgagcgggagatacggagcagatatcctcacctatttgaggcttcaggtatgtttgttgactcgttcaaggacgaacatttgtttaagagggggaagatgtaacgacccaaccggtcgtttcatgagttaccattccatttcccccatttctgcttccttatgtgttgttcagctgcaTTTTATTGCATCGTGTTGGTTAGTTTATATTCAGAGTGGTTTTGTGGAGGAATCAgaaacttagtctcttttgagtaagattaagttgaaaaagtcaactggaagttgactgtgagtaaatgatcttagaatttggtttttatggttcagataactttgttaggtgatttgggaagTGGAGCGTGATTGAAATGTTTTTTgaaggtccgtagtagatttaggcttgaattggcgaaattggagttttggcgttttctggctggcagtggaaattttgatatcggggtcggaatggaatttcgaaaattggagtaagtctgttgtgtcattgttgatgtgtgtgcaaaaatttaggtcattcagatgaggtttgataggtttttggattggttgcagaattcggaagttttagaatctttaggcttgaatccgagggtgatttggtgtttcgatgttgttttgagtgtttcgaaggttggaataagtttgaatagcgatatatgacttgtttatatttttggatgaggtcccggggacctcaggatgatttcggatggttatcagAAAGTTTGAAAATTGGAGAATGCAACTGAAGTTGCTGGTTCTATCATAACTGTACCTGTGGTtaggggaccgcatgtgcgatgATCGCGGAAGCAAGAAGTGACTGCAGATGCGGTCTGGGCATCGCATAAGCGGAAGTTGAGACGCACCTGCGAGTTCGCAGGTGCGGATGAGGGATTTTAAGTGAAAATTCGCAGAAGCGGAGatttttccgcaggtgcggaccgcagatgcggcattGGTACCGTAGGTGCGGTTTTTCTGGGTAGAAGGTATAAATAGCCTTCGCgaaatttggtcatttttccaccatttgtgTTCagacttggagctttttggagggttttgaagagggaatcaagggagttttcattgaggtaagtttcttcactgtatctggtcatgcctagtgatttctTGAGTGtccttgtatatgtgtctacatcggtgggtgattctattatggtagatcgagtccttcattcttgtatagttgtaattgggggtcttgagacccgtatagatttgttacttttggacatggtttattttgatgtcatattggggatggactggttatcaccttaccatgctatcttggactgccatgccaagactgtgaccttagccttgccgggtttacctcgtttataGTGGAGGGGggctcttggtcattctacccgtagtgtgatctcttatgtgaaggctcgacgtatggtcgagtagcggtgtttggcctatttagcatatgtttgtgattctagtgctgagatttcttttattgattctgtgcctgttgttcatgagtttcctgacagggatattgaattctgcattgatttggctccaggcactcaacccatttctatcccgccatatcgtatggccccgcctgagttgaaagagttgaaggagcagttgcaagacttgcttgagaagggtttcatttggcctagtatttcgccttggggtgcgccggtgttgtttattaagaagaaggacagaacgatgagaatgtgtattgattttcggtagttgaacaaggttacaatcaaaaaATAAGTATTCgttgccgatgattgatgatttgtttgatcatctttagggtgccaaggtatttccgaagattgacttgagatctggctatcatcagttgaggattagggcatccgatgtccctaagacagctttccgcactcggtacgggcattatgagttcttggtgatgtcattcgggttgacaaattccccaacatcttttatggatttgatgaaccaagtgttcaggccttacttggattcgttcgtgatagtcttcattgatgatattttgatctattcccacagccgggaagagcatgagcaacatcttagagtggttcttcagactttgagggatagtcagtcttatgctaagttttcgaagtgtgagttctggttgagttcaattgcattcctgggtcatgttgtattagcagaaggtattcaggttgatcccaagaagattgaggcagttgagAACTGGcatagaccagcatcagctatagagatccagagtttcttgggattggcaggctattattgccggtttgtagagggattttcatccattgcagccccgatgaccaggttgacccagaagggtgcccagtttaggtggtcaaacgagtgtgaggcgagctttcagaagctcaagacagctttgactatgccaccggtgttggttttgcccacaggttcagggccttatatagtttattatgatgcatctcgtattggacttggtgcggtgttgatgcagaatggcaaggtcattgcctatgcttcacggcaattgaagattcatgagaagaactatccgattcatgatttggagttagcatccattgttcacacgttaaagatttggaggcattatctgtatggcatggcatgcgagatgttcacggatcacaagagtctgcagtacttgttcaagcagaaggagttgaatttgaggtagagaaggtggttggagctgttaaaggactatgatatcaccatcttatgtcatcgggaaaggccaatgtggtggccgatgctttgagtaggatgtcaaccagtatgggcagtcttgcttatattccggtcggtgagagaccgcttgctttggatgttcatgctttggccaatcagttcgtgagattggatatttctgagcctagtcgtgtgttagcttgcacggtctcTCGTtcctctttattggagcgtatccgtaatcggcagtatgatgatccccatttgtgtgtccttagagacacggtgcagcacggaggtgccaagcaggttaccttaggagacgatagagttttgagattgtagggtcgagtttgtgtgctaATGTGGACGGGCTTCGacagttgattttagaggaggcccatagctctcggtactctattcatctgggcgccgcgaagatgtatcagaatttgtggcagcattattggtggagaataatgaagaaggacatcgtttcatatgtggctcggtgtttgaactgttagcaggttaagtacgaacaTCAGAGGCCCGatggtttgttctagaagattgagattcctgagtggaagtgggaacgtatcactatggactttgttgttggtctcccactgactcagaggaagttcgacgtagtgtgggttattgttgataggttgaccaagtcagcatatttcatttctatggtagtctcctattcttccgagaggttagctgagatttatatccgggagattgttcgtcttcatggtgtgccagagtctatcatttcggatcgaggtacgcaatttacctcccatttctggagagcagttcagcaagagttgggcatacgggttgagttgagcacttcatttcatcctcagacagacgggcagtccgagcggacttttcagattttggaggatatgctccgagattgtgtcattgactttggaggctcgtaggatcaatttttgcctttagcagagtttgcctacaacaacaactaccagtcgagtatctagatggtttggtatgaggctttgtatggtaggcggtgtcggtcgctagttggatggtttgagccgggagaggctcggttgttgggtatggatctggttcaggatgccttggacaaggttaggattattcaagATAGGTTCGTACcgcttagtccaggcaaaagagttatgccgaccgtaaggttcgtgatttgacATTCATGgccggtgagcgggtattgcttcaagtgtcgcttatgaagggcgtgatgagattaggtaagaagggcaagcttagccctaggttcattggtccgtttgagattcttgatcgagtgggagatgtggcttacagacttgcgttgtcgccgagcttatcagccgtgcatctagtgtttcatgtgtccatgcttcgaaaatgTCACGGGGATCCATCccaagtgttagatttcagcactgtccagttggacaaggacttgtcttatgaggagaaaccggtagctattctagaccggcaggttcgtcagttgagatcgaagagtttttcttctgttcgttTTAGTGGAGAGGTAAGCCCATTGAGGCATcaacttgggagtccgagtccgatatgcggagccgttatccccatcttttccctgactcatgtacttcttctatccgttcgaggatgaacggttattttagaggtggaggatgtgtcacttgttttaaaagtaaattctgcattccgatgccttaaaaacctctttcggcattacctcgatttgcgtgcatagtctggGTACATAGCTAAAAAgttattatgtgaaaatctgttaaaatgataaattttgcctttaaaatggatttaagttgactttggtcaacgttttgggtaaacggatccggacccatgatttgacggtaccggagggtccgtaggaaaatatgggacatgggcgtatgcctagaatcgaattccgaggttccaagcccgagaaataaacttttaaagaaaattattttctgaaattatttctgagttttggaaatgaaatgagtttaaaactcgatggtatcgagcccgtattttggttccggcgcctggtacaggtcttatatgtgatttaagataagtctatgaaatttggtaagaaaaggACTTGACACgacgttgtcacacctcctttttctatccccagaagggtataagggagttttttccaatttaagtgacaatcgaaacgagattatttattaaaaatcagagtcgccacttgggataatttatggtatccaaGTCatcagttcaaatcccgaatcgaggaaagattgactctattttacagtccgcaaacacagaaatccgggtaaggaattctgttaacccgagagaaggtgttaggcattcccaggttccatggttttagtacggtcgctcaactgttattattggcctatttatttgattttaaagcatctttgaaacctatgtgcatttttattccttttaaaccgctTCAAATAATCCAATTATTATACAACTATTATGGATTACACATTGCGactcatgtcacgggaaccgtacccactaTCCACAATATGTTTATTTTAACTAACAATATTAAATTGTGGTCGGGTCATATAAATATACCCCGGCCTTTTTTAGAAACTAAgcgtcacaactacgtcacgggaactatacccgtagctatgacaatttatttaattaacgcgcctagATCAAACTACGATATTTAAGGCATTTTTTACGCTAGTTAAGGTAATTAATATGAGGGCCAAAGATTATGGATTTTGTTCACGTGTGGCGcacctcaattttattaaaggaaaatcGTTCAACTAAGTGAACTATGGATATTCATGTTTAAAACTATTTTGAAATTAAATATCACGACTACGCCACGGGAACTGTACTCGTAGTTGTGATGACTTTATTACGtgcctaaaacaaactacgaaTGTTCATTATTTTCCTAAGACTAATTTGAGACTATCGGGAGGCCATGAATTGTGGAGCACTTTTGCTAAAAGAGATTTTATGTTCATATCCTTTTAACTCCTTATTTCATGCATTTGACCAAACCCAATTCCTAAGGCATGTAAACAAATTAATTATCTAATGGATTGGTCGTACCCCAATCCCACACCTCGATCCATTCACGAATAAGTCAAGCCAGATGTCAAAGATGCGGCATTCAAGAAAGCACAGAGGATTGCTATCTAACAAACAAGAGCagaaatgataataataataatagggtAAAATAGAATGGTGTAGATTTTCAACATGATTAAATCTTGCTTTTCCCAAAATCCCTTTCCGAAGTGACCTCTCAGTACTAAAACAAGACAAATTTAGTAAGACCAAATCCACCGAGCATCAAAGATGCAATGGCCAAACATCAGATCAACGAGTCCAATAATTGATAGGCAACAATGACATAAATGTCATCAAATATTCCATCCACATAAACTGGATGCCTAAACTACCATACTTGGATTACAAACAATAAAATTATCTTGCAAATCTATATTAAGCCTAAATCTCAGCTTTTCTGCATGTGACTCCCAATGAAACAGCAAGAGTGCTCAATGCAAAAATTAGTTAAAGCTTCAATCACGTAGCCCCAAATTCAAACAGATCCAAACAATATCTGCTTCATTGTTTACTATCGCTCTTTGTGATTATCTATTTttgtataaataaaataaaacaatccTAATCCCTTTGAACCAAGCTCATATCATACTAAAAATTTgcaccaaaataaaataaaaaaaggataGAGCTAGACCTAAAATTGCTTTCCTTGAATATCAAATACGCCGAGCAAAAGAAGTGAAAGCAAAAACCCGAACGTGAATCCTCGCACAAACGAATCGGGAACGACGAAACTTCGACGACAACTGAGCAATATTTCTTTAATCAGTTTGATTTGCAAAGCAATTACAAGTCGAATTCGAACTGTAACAGCAACAGGGAACTCCACCGTGAACCTCGAGCGGCgacgaactcagaacgacaaacgacGACCTAAAATCTTGTTCTGTTTCTCTGGTTTTATCAATGGATTGACCACCTCAATTCCGAAAAGCATAGAGAAAATGAAGGCATTCTGTAAATCCTAGAACTTCCTTCCCTTTATGTGTGTGCGCGACTGAAAaatggtaagaagagaaaggtccAACGGTGTGTTTACTGTCGATTTCGCTGCCTGGGTCTAAGGTCTTAAGATTTGTTTTCGTTGGAGAGGAAGGGTCCAAACGGCTGAAGCCTTTCTCTCAGGTTGTGGAGGAGATGAGCTCTTTTGGTGAAGGGGTATTTTTCTGGTCGATGATTGAAGGCTGGGGTCGATCTTTTGCGTCAAAAAtggagatgaagaagaggaaacaTTGCTGGCGCGTTCCCTCTGTCGAAGATGACGATCACAGGGGGTGTCGTCACTTTTGTGTATTGCGGCTGTATTCAGCCTTTAGGTCCTAGGCTCTATTTTTGTACTCTTTTTTGCTGATTGTAGAGTGTAGGAATATAGGTTTTTGTAGCGtctttttaggttaaggggtatgtgcctaggaattatggacttgggaattatgggctagattcgaaaattaggcctaaaaatgagtCGTTTGAgaccaaattttattctttccccgcgaatGAGACTAAAAaaacgatctcatttattaattaatcctacttaagtaaaataactattaaataagactgaccgttaaacaacactatttttggtatttttcaaaattaaaaatgactgcaaaatattaatgaaactattttttgtaatttttattttcttgtaataaaataaagtaaaagagtcaaaattagttgaaatagtaatattaggcctaaattaaatatttacatgctaaaatataaaaaaaatcttggggagggtcaaaaatcacatgtctacagctgcccctctttgacttgaaacacgaagagttttcggacaaagaatgactagataggttttttgacccgacccttatttaatgagaccaaaagctaaaagaaaggagaatgtgaccgagccctggtatctgagctgcctacatatccttggctataaaggaatcaggccacgtgtagttcagatgtgagtgagatgatggagtataccgaggtggagagccgatcgaggtgccgttccgtcgaggttccggtccgggGGTCCTGTTgttacatcaaaataaaaaaaaaatgaaaaagactatctaagcctgtcaactatgaattacaagattcctatctataagtcttctgaagcttgatcttgagtcttgaatagtTCTTCATGCaaactttggatttgaaccttgatgcttgctagttgcaggtgctagttcattcttcttcagcttttcggatcaaaaccggacatgtggtgcttgtgacttcaaccacgtcttgagcagttcacatctttctctgCTTCTGTATTTTTGAttcacttctcttttttttctttttcccctctcTTTTtatattctggattgagactacttATGTTGgtcatctcagactgttgacCCGCATTCTtaccgcgagcttcttttgttgctgaattgaattgcattctgaagtgaattacCTTATTACCCAtataggcgcctgattgccaacatttgaaccgtattcccttgttctccatgtgggcgcccgattaccaaaacttgaattgtattctctttgTTACtttaaactgttttcccttgaaacctgtgttgtcttcctctgaaacttgaactgctttccttgttctccaggtgggtgcctgattgccaaaactcgaactatattcccttgctctccaggtgggcgcctgattgccaaaactttaactgtattcccttgctctccaggtgggtgcctgattgccaaagtttaactgtattcccttgctctccgggtgggcgcctaatttctaaaagtttaactgtattcccttgctctccaggtgggcgcctgattgccaaaacttcaactgtattcccttgctctccaggtgggcacctaattgccaaaactttaactgtattcccttgctctctaggtgggcgcctgattgccgaaactttaactgtattccattgctcaccaggtgggcgtctgattgccgaaactttaactgcttttcctcaaaacttgacctgcttctccttgttctccaggtgggtgcctgatttccaacacttgcgcatgtttttccttgagacttgaactgcttctccttgttctccaggtgggtgcctgatttccaacacttgcactgcttttccctcgaaacttgacttgttttcccttattctccaggtgagctcctgattgctgaacttgaacggtcttcctttgaacattgctgctttccctttgttctccaggtgggtgcctgattaccaacatttgaattgtattcctttcctctaaaacttgaattattttcccttgttttccaagtgggcgcctgattgcagacACTCAAACCATCTTCTCTTGCTACTTGGAACTATTTTCCCTAGAAATTTGTACcattttcccttgctctccaggtgggcgcctgattgctgaactcgaactgCTTTTCtttccctgaaacttgaactgctttcccttgttctccaggtgggtgcctgattgctgaacttgacctgtctttccctgaaacttgaactgctttcccttgttctccaggtgggcgccagattgctgaacttgacctatgtttccttgaaacttgaactgttttcccttgttctccatgtgggcatcTGATTGCTGGACTTGACCCATCTCCTCTTgttacttgaaactgttttcccttgaagcttgaaccattttccctttttctccaggtgggtgcttgattgatGAGCTTGACccgctttcctttgaacttgtgccgtcttcccttgttctttaggtgggagcctgattgtaacaaaacagacaaaacaaaagaaacttttctgccccagtttgatattgggaacatctgtgagtgttaaccaattcttgttatcaaaataagttctaagctaaattcccttatcgtgaaaaaattcaaaccaagtcttatctcaaaagtgaaaagcttaaatgctaaattatactTCCCAAAAGTAAAACTCTCGTCAAACCTTGTCACTTACGGGGGTCTCAAAACttac contains:
- the LOC138883355 gene encoding uncharacterized protein; this encodes MGENRAATHETTGRVVTVRDVSYMVEEKVLLKVSPMKGVLRFGMKGKLSPRFIGPFEVLRMIGEVAYELALPSILASVHPVFHVSMLRKYIGDPSHVLDFRTIQLDGDLTYDMEPVAIL